The DNA sequence GAAACTTTTAGTTTTCATGGCGTTGACGTGTGCGGATATTTAAGCGCCCAGCTGTGTGGCTCGGCTTATACGCGCCAGACTTGCATGAGCCGAAACAAGGAGCCATCTCGCGATTGGAGCGTCAACGCGCAAGGCTGATACAACATGGGGATTTTGTTATAACCAGATATAGGTATAcattaatttaaatacttgTATGAAAGGCGGTATTGATGCTCCTGCTCTCCCAAGGGCAAAACCAGATCATTTTCAAATCCTGCATCTAATATCACGCTTCTCCGTCTTACAAAACGGCTAATCACCAATCTATTTCTATTCGCCGCATTAAAAGACATGGCAACGAATGAAACCTTTACTGTGGGGTGGATCTGTGCCATCCAACCAGTATACGAGGCAGCTTGTGCGATGCTAGATGAAGACCTTGCAGGTCCAGAATTAGCAGAACACAATGACAGCAACACATATTTCTTTGGCAGAATCGGAAAACATCGCATAGTGATTGGCTGCCTCCCGTCCGGCCATAGAGGTACAACTCCGGCCACTCGTCTTACCAAAGATATGATGCGGTCTTTTCCCCAGCTGAGATTCCTGTTGATGGTGGGCACGGCAGGGGGTGTACCAACAACGACGCGGGACATCCGCCTCGGTGACGTTGTCGTCAGCCAGCCAAACAAACTCTCTGGAGGCGTCTTTCAGCATGATTTGGGACACCAATATAACAGTTTTCGGCACACCGGACACCTGAATTCTCCGCCGCCAGTGTTACTCAACGCACTGCCCGAAGTAAAGCGAAGGCACAACAATCCGGCTAAATATGGAGGAATTGACCAACATTTGCAGCTTCTGAGCGAAGACGCACGATTCCAGCGGCCAGAAAACGATTATTTATTCAAAAAAGATGTTGATCATAACATCTTCGGTTACAAGGATTGCTCAAAGTGCGACATGAACGGCCT is a window from the Trichoderma atroviride chromosome 5, complete sequence genome containing:
- a CDS encoding uncharacterized protein (EggNog:ENOG41) produces the protein MATNETFTVGWICAIQPVYEAACAMLDEDLAGPELAEHNDSNTYFFGRIGKHRIVIGCLPSGHRGTTPATRLTKDMMRSFPQLRFLLMVGTAGGVPTTTRDIRLGDVVVSQPNKLSGGVFQHDLGHQYNSFRHTGHLNSPPPVLLNALPEVKRRHNNPAKYGGIDQHLQLLSEDARFQRPENDYLFKKDVDHNIFGYKDCSKCDMNGLVTRQLRNLKRAANVFYGTVASGSTIMKEAKERDCINDDEENRGVLCYEMESAGLMNDFPCIAIRGISNYADSHKNDEWDYYASATAAAYAKELLLVVKPMKAKPLLTDTTSKSLF